A region from the Aegilops tauschii subsp. strangulata cultivar AL8/78 chromosome 5, Aet v6.0, whole genome shotgun sequence genome encodes:
- the LOC109777428 gene encoding GDP-mannose 3,5-epimerase 2 — MALNKEYTYADLEKEPYWPFEKLRISITGAGGFIASHIAKRLKGEGHYIIASDWKRNEHMEEDMFCHEFHLADLRVMDNCLKVTTGVDHVFNLAADMGGMGFIQSNHSVIMYNNTMISFNMLEAGRINGVKRFFYASSACIYPEFKQLETVVSLKEADAWPAEPQDAYGLEKLATEELCKHYTKDFDIECRIGRFHNIYGPYGTWKGGREKAPAAFCRKALTSTDRFEMWGDGLQTRSFTFIDECVEGVLRLTKSDFCEPVNIGSDEMVSMNEMAEIVLSFENKQLPIHHIPGPEGVRGRNSDNTLIKEKLGWAPTMRLKDGLRITYSWIKEQLEKEKSEGTDMSAYGTSKVCTTQAPVQLGSLRAADGKE, encoded by the exons ATGGCGCTCAACAAGGAGTACACTTACGCGGACTTGGAGAAGGAGCCCTACTGGCCATTCGAGAAGCTGCGGATCTCGATCACTGGCGCTGGTGGGTTCATAGCCTCCCACATTGCAAAGCGCCTCAAGGGCGAGGGGCACTACATCATCGCCTCTGACTGGAAGAGGAACGAACACATGGAAGAGGATATGTTCTGCCATGAGTTTCACCTTGCTGATCTGAGGGTCATGGACAACTGCCTCAAGGTAACCACTGGGGTTGACCATGTTTTCAATCTCGCAGCTGATATGGGAGGGATGGGCTTCATCCAGTCCAACCATTCTGTCATCATGTACAACAACACCATGATAAGCTTTAACATGCTTGAGGCTGGTAGAATCAATGGTGTCAAGAG GTTCTTTTATGCCTCGAGTGCTTGCATCTACCCTGAATTTAAGCAGTTGGAAACTGTAGTTAGCTTGAAGGAGGCAGATGCTTGGCCTGCAGAG CCTCAAGATGCCTATGGCTTGGAGAAACTTGCTACTGAGGAATTGTGCAAGCACTACACAAAGGACTTTGACATTGAGTGCCGGATTGGTCGCTTTCACAATATATATGGTCCATATGGGACATGGAAGG GTGGAAGGGAGAAGGCACCTGCTGCTTTCTGCAGAAAGGCTCTAACCTCCACTGACCGGTTTGAGATGTGGGGAGATGGTCTGCAGACTAGATCCTTCACATTTATTGATGAATGTGTGGAGGGTGTCCTCAG GCTCACAAAGTCTGATTTCTGCGAGCCTGTAAACATCGGAAGTGACGAAATGGTGAGCATGAACGAGATGGCTGAGATAGTCCTGAGCTTCGAGAACAAGCAGCTGCCCATCCACCACATCCCTGGCCCCGAGGGTGTCCGTGGCCGCAACTCTGACAACACGCTCATCAAGGAGAAGCTTGGCTGGGCTCCAACCATGAGGCTGAAG GATGGGCTCAGGATCACGTATTCTTGGATCAAGGAGCAGCTGGAGAAGGAAAAGTCTGAAGGCACCGACATGTCCGCATACGGAACATCCAAGGTCTGCACCACGCAGGCACCGGTCCAGCTTGGCTCCCTTCGCGCCGCAGATGGCAAGGAGTGA